The following coding sequences are from one Bifidobacterium sp. window:
- a CDS encoding M20 metallopeptidase family protein, whose product MSREYLENADRGDYNSSNMAELLGIRKYLHQHPELAFKEYDTSAYLRQQLDDHGIELRRVNLDTGVFARITGRRPGPHIALRADIDGLPVVEESSYPDHSLNIGYMHACGHDLHMTALLGAAFDLYSRRESLQGTIDLIFQPAEEIGKGAQAVMRAGALEGVQAIAGIHNNPDYLPGQIAIGTEPMMAGCARFAVKLHAEGTHAGYPHKGTGPMEAMATMMLSTQTIVSRNASPFHSAVLSITEVHGGSVWNVVPAEAGFMGTARFFTEGDKVLLRDRLRAQIAGISEGYGISAEVDWEDISNPLVGDPQLSTLVASHVGEYASLQKIQPSMAGEDFSDYAHQIPAVFAFVGSNGRPGHHNLHSPKFLGLDDCLPTAVGFYTSTAEILLQYLS is encoded by the coding sequence ATGAGCAGGGAATATCTTGAGAATGCTGATAGGGGAGACTACAACTCCTCTAATATGGCGGAGTTATTGGGGATTCGCAAATATCTTCATCAACATCCTGAGTTGGCATTCAAAGAATACGACACTAGTGCCTACCTCAGGCAGCAGTTGGATGACCACGGTATTGAGTTGCGCAGAGTGAATCTCGACACTGGTGTATTTGCTCGTATCACAGGCAGAAGGCCAGGGCCGCATATTGCATTACGAGCTGACATTGACGGTTTACCGGTTGTCGAAGAATCCTCATATCCTGATCATTCTTTGAATATAGGGTATATGCACGCTTGCGGTCATGACCTTCATATGACAGCTTTACTAGGAGCTGCCTTCGATCTATATAGCAGACGCGAATCATTGCAAGGCACTATTGACCTGATATTCCAGCCAGCTGAAGAGATTGGTAAAGGTGCGCAGGCCGTGATGAGAGCCGGAGCGCTCGAGGGTGTGCAAGCAATTGCAGGGATCCACAACAATCCTGACTATCTCCCAGGTCAAATTGCGATTGGTACGGAACCTATGATGGCTGGCTGTGCTCGCTTTGCAGTCAAGTTGCACGCCGAAGGCACACATGCCGGATATCCACATAAGGGAACAGGCCCTATGGAAGCAATGGCTACGATGATGTTGTCTACGCAAACTATTGTGAGCAGAAACGCTTCGCCGTTTCACTCTGCAGTGTTGTCCATTACCGAGGTACATGGGGGCAGTGTATGGAATGTGGTCCCCGCGGAAGCTGGTTTTATGGGGACAGCTAGATTCTTCACGGAAGGAGATAAAGTGCTTCTCCGTGACCGTCTTCGTGCACAAATTGCTGGTATCAGTGAAGGATACGGTATTTCAGCAGAGGTTGATTGGGAGGATATTAGTAATCCGCTTGTAGGAGATCCACAACTGAGCACACTGGTAGCAAGTCATGTCGGAGAGTATGCATCATTGCAAAAAATACAACCGAGCATGGCTGGTGAAGACTTCTCAGATTATGCACATCAAATTCCAGCGGTGTTTGCATTCGTAGGTTCAAACGGACGGCCTGGGCACCATAATTTGCATAGTCCAAAATTCCTTGGATTAGATGACTGTTTACCGACCGCAGTAGGTTTTTATACCTCGACAGCTGAAATTCTCTTGCAGTATTTGAGTTGA